A section of the Rhodothermus sp. genome encodes:
- the clpB gene encoding ATP-dependent chaperone ClpB, protein MNLQKFTVKAQEAVQRALEIAAQQNHQAIEPPHLLKALLSDPQGTAVSILKRLGASLELLNTKTDQALAKLPVVHGASVSGQYLGNELKKVFDRALAEASLLKDEYVSTEHLLIALAESQTDIGQALREQGVTKEKILNVLKDVRGAQRVTDPHAEERYEALQRYGRDLTELARKGKLDPVIGRDEEIRRVLQILSRRMKNNPVLVGEAGVGKTAIVEGLALRIVQGDVPESLKDRRIVALDMGALLAGAKYRGEFEERLKAVVREAAASEGQVILFIDELHTVVGAGAAEGAVDAANILKPALARGEIRVIGATTLDEYRKYIEKDKALERRFQPVLVEEPSVEDTISILRGIKERYEVHHGVRITDSALIAAAELSHRYITDRHLPDKAIDLIDEAAARLRIEIDSMPEELDQLERQIRQLEIEREAVKRDNDQEKLKAINEQLANLEEQRRALRARWQQEKELIQRIRQLKEAIEQLRIESEQLERQGEYGRVAEIRYGRIPELEKQLKEAQQQLEAVQKEGALLKEEVTAEDIAEIVARWTGIPVAKLLESEREKLLRLEEELSRRVVGQPEAISAVANAVRRGRAGLQEPNRPIGSFIFLGSTGVGKTELAKALAEALFNDEHAMIRIDMSEYQERHSVSRLIGAPPGYVGYEEGGQLTEAVRRRPYSVILLDEIEKAHPEVFNILLQVLDDGRLTDNKGRTADFRNTIIIMTSNLGSELIRERIDAYGGEVPPEVYERMREEILQLLRQRLRPEFLNRIDEIIVFRPLGHEEIRKIVEIQFARIQQLAARSHKLKLELTDAAKDWLAERGFDPVFGARPLKRVMQREITNKLAEEILSGFFTDGDTVRIDVAPDGSGLIFEKIAQVEAEPAGTA, encoded by the coding sequence ATGAACTTGCAGAAATTTACGGTCAAGGCGCAGGAGGCGGTGCAGCGTGCGCTGGAGATTGCAGCGCAGCAGAACCATCAGGCAATCGAACCGCCACACCTGCTGAAAGCCCTGCTGAGTGACCCGCAGGGGACGGCGGTCTCTATCCTGAAACGACTCGGTGCCAGCCTGGAACTCCTTAACACCAAGACCGACCAGGCACTGGCCAAGCTGCCCGTCGTACATGGTGCCTCGGTCTCCGGTCAATACCTGGGGAACGAACTGAAAAAAGTTTTTGACCGGGCCCTGGCCGAAGCATCGCTGCTGAAGGATGAATATGTCTCGACCGAGCACCTGCTTATCGCCCTGGCCGAAAGCCAGACAGACATCGGGCAGGCACTTCGGGAGCAGGGCGTAACGAAAGAGAAGATCCTGAACGTGCTCAAAGACGTGCGTGGTGCGCAGCGCGTCACCGATCCGCACGCCGAGGAGCGTTACGAGGCGCTCCAGCGCTACGGCCGCGATCTGACAGAGCTGGCCCGTAAGGGCAAGCTGGATCCTGTGATTGGCCGTGATGAGGAAATCCGGCGCGTGTTGCAGATCCTTTCGCGTCGGATGAAGAACAACCCCGTGTTGGTCGGTGAGGCCGGTGTCGGTAAGACCGCCATTGTGGAAGGGCTGGCGCTGCGCATTGTGCAGGGCGATGTGCCGGAGAGCCTTAAGGACCGGCGCATTGTCGCGCTCGATATGGGGGCCCTGCTGGCTGGCGCCAAGTACCGGGGCGAATTCGAGGAACGGCTGAAAGCGGTCGTCCGCGAAGCGGCAGCTTCCGAAGGGCAGGTGATCCTGTTCATCGACGAGCTGCATACCGTGGTCGGCGCTGGTGCTGCCGAAGGCGCCGTCGATGCCGCCAATATCCTGAAGCCAGCGCTGGCGCGGGGAGAGATTCGGGTGATCGGTGCCACGACCCTCGACGAGTATCGGAAGTACATCGAAAAGGACAAAGCCCTGGAGCGGCGTTTCCAGCCTGTGCTTGTCGAGGAGCCGTCGGTGGAAGATACGATCTCGATCCTGCGAGGTATCAAGGAGCGCTACGAGGTACACCACGGAGTACGGATCACCGACAGCGCACTGATTGCAGCCGCCGAGCTTTCCCACCGTTACATCACCGATCGGCATCTGCCGGACAAGGCCATTGACCTGATCGACGAGGCCGCTGCCCGGCTGCGCATCGAGATTGATTCGATGCCTGAAGAGCTGGACCAGCTCGAACGACAGATCCGTCAGCTCGAGATCGAACGGGAGGCGGTCAAGCGCGACAACGATCAGGAAAAGCTCAAGGCGATCAATGAGCAGCTTGCTAATCTTGAAGAGCAACGACGGGCACTTCGGGCGCGCTGGCAGCAGGAAAAAGAATTAATTCAGCGTATCCGGCAGCTCAAAGAAGCGATCGAACAGCTCCGGATCGAGTCGGAGCAGCTGGAGCGGCAGGGTGAGTATGGCCGTGTGGCTGAGATTCGCTACGGCCGGATTCCGGAGCTGGAGAAACAGCTCAAAGAGGCCCAGCAGCAGCTGGAAGCGGTCCAGAAAGAGGGCGCCCTCCTGAAAGAGGAGGTGACGGCCGAAGACATCGCGGAGATCGTCGCGCGCTGGACGGGCATTCCGGTCGCGAAGTTGCTTGAAAGCGAGCGGGAGAAGCTGCTGCGGCTCGAAGAAGAACTGTCCAGGCGGGTGGTCGGCCAGCCCGAAGCTATCTCGGCCGTGGCAAACGCCGTGCGACGTGGCCGTGCCGGGCTTCAGGAGCCGAACCGGCCCATTGGATCGTTCATCTTCCTGGGATCGACGGGTGTCGGTAAGACCGAGCTGGCCAAGGCGCTGGCCGAGGCACTCTTCAACGACGAGCATGCGATGATCCGCATCGACATGAGCGAATACCAGGAGCGTCACTCGGTCAGCCGGCTCATCGGTGCACCGCCGGGCTACGTCGGCTATGAAGAAGGCGGCCAGCTTACGGAAGCCGTACGTCGTCGGCCGTACTCGGTCATCCTGCTTGACGAGATTGAGAAGGCACACCCGGAGGTCTTCAACATCCTGCTCCAGGTGCTCGACGATGGGCGGCTTACCGACAACAAAGGCCGCACGGCCGACTTTCGCAATACGATCATCATCATGACGAGCAACCTGGGCTCCGAGCTCATCCGCGAGCGCATCGACGCCTACGGCGGCGAGGTGCCGCCCGAGGTCTACGAGCGGATGCGCGAGGAGATTCTGCAGTTGCTGCGGCAGCGGTTGCGGCCTGAGTTTCTCAACCGAATCGACGAGATCATCGTCTTCCGGCCGCTGGGCCACGAAGAGATCCGGAAGATCGTCGAAATCCAGTTTGCCCGGATTCAGCAGCTGGCGGCCCGCAGCCACAAGCTCAAGCTGGAGCTGACCGACGCGGCGAAAGACTGGCTGGCCGAACGGGGCTTCGATCCGGTCTTCGGCGCGCGGCCGCTCAAGCGGGTCATGCAGCGCGAGATTACCAACAAGCTGGCCGAAGAAATCCTCTCCGGATTCTTCACCGACGGCGATACGGTCCGGATCGATGTGGCGCCGGACGGTTCGGGGCTGATCTTCGAGAAGATCGCCCAGGTCGAGGCCGAGCCGGCCGGCACGGCCTGA
- a CDS encoding adenosylcobalamin-dependent ribonucleoside-diphosphate reductase, which produces MAEEALPNLGPHFQEPVSWHVWDAKYRYREGAVVRDQTIEDTWRRVAQALAAVEPEPERARWAERFYQVLYGFKFLPGGRILAGAGTRHRVTLFNCFVMGVIKDSLDGIFDSLKEGALTMQQGGGVGYDFSTLRPAGTRARTTGTIASGPVSFMHIWDAMCATLLSTGARRGAMMATLRCDHPDVETFVTVKQRPGMLTHFNLSVQVFDAFMEAVRRDADWPLVFPAVALAEEGPGDRPIVYRRWTGTDRPVPCRVLRVVKARALWEQILRATYDYAEPGVLFIDTINRMNNLAYREQITATNPCGEQPLPPYGACDLGSINLTRFVRAPFTPEADLDWEGIQETVAVAVRLLDNVIDVSGFPLPAQAEQARGTRRIGLGITGLADALIMLGLHYASDEARQLAARIMQTICYTAYRASIALAREKGPFPFFDRERYLESPFIQALPEDIRQGIATYGIRNSHLLSIAPTGTISLLANNVSSGIEPVFAYRYTRYILGFDGERQAYTLTDYALRLWQRLHGDREMLPEAFVDAQHLDPYDHLKMQAALQPYVDGAISKTVNVPAETPFEVFRQLYDWAYEHGLKGCTTYRPSPVRGAVLEAINAGVAESTHCCSIEREAD; this is translated from the coding sequence ATGGCTGAGGAAGCACTACCGAACCTGGGACCTCATTTTCAGGAGCCGGTCTCCTGGCACGTCTGGGATGCGAAGTACCGCTATCGGGAAGGCGCGGTCGTCCGCGATCAGACCATCGAAGACACCTGGCGCCGGGTAGCGCAAGCTCTGGCGGCCGTCGAGCCGGAACCGGAACGGGCGCGCTGGGCCGAACGCTTCTATCAGGTGCTCTATGGCTTCAAGTTTTTGCCAGGCGGACGTATTCTGGCCGGCGCAGGCACGCGCCACCGCGTAACGCTCTTCAATTGCTTCGTAATGGGCGTTATCAAAGATTCACTCGATGGCATCTTCGATAGCCTGAAGGAAGGAGCGTTGACCATGCAGCAGGGGGGAGGAGTTGGGTATGACTTTTCGACGCTACGGCCAGCCGGCACGCGGGCGCGCACGACCGGCACGATTGCATCGGGACCGGTCTCGTTCATGCATATCTGGGATGCCATGTGTGCCACGCTACTCTCAACGGGAGCGCGGCGGGGGGCGATGATGGCCACCCTGCGATGCGATCATCCCGATGTCGAAACGTTTGTTACAGTCAAACAGCGCCCCGGCATGCTGACCCACTTCAACCTGTCGGTACAGGTCTTCGACGCCTTTATGGAGGCCGTGCGGCGCGATGCTGACTGGCCTCTGGTTTTTCCAGCGGTCGCATTGGCGGAAGAAGGACCAGGCGACAGGCCGATCGTTTACCGACGCTGGACCGGCACCGACCGTCCGGTGCCCTGCCGCGTGCTGCGTGTCGTAAAGGCGCGGGCGCTCTGGGAGCAGATCCTGCGTGCCACCTACGATTATGCCGAGCCTGGCGTGCTTTTCATCGACACGATCAATCGAATGAATAACCTGGCCTATCGCGAACAGATTACGGCGACGAATCCCTGCGGAGAACAGCCCTTGCCTCCTTATGGCGCCTGTGATCTGGGTTCGATCAACCTGACGCGCTTCGTGCGGGCACCCTTTACGCCCGAGGCCGACCTTGACTGGGAAGGAATTCAGGAGACCGTCGCCGTGGCCGTGCGCTTGCTGGACAACGTCATCGACGTGTCGGGCTTCCCATTGCCGGCGCAGGCTGAGCAGGCACGTGGTACGCGGCGCATTGGACTGGGCATTACCGGCCTGGCCGATGCGCTGATCATGCTGGGACTGCACTATGCTTCGGACGAAGCGCGGCAGCTGGCCGCGCGCATCATGCAGACGATCTGCTATACGGCCTATCGCGCATCTATTGCCCTGGCCCGTGAGAAAGGCCCCTTTCCTTTCTTTGACCGAGAGCGCTATCTGGAAAGTCCCTTCATTCAGGCGCTACCTGAGGACATTCGCCAGGGTATTGCCACCTATGGGATTCGAAACAGTCACCTGCTTTCGATTGCCCCTACCGGAACGATCAGCCTGCTGGCCAACAATGTGTCGAGTGGCATCGAACCCGTCTTTGCCTATCGCTACACCCGCTACATTCTGGGATTTGACGGGGAACGCCAGGCCTATACGCTTACCGACTATGCATTGCGTCTCTGGCAGCGCCTGCATGGCGACCGTGAAATGCTTCCGGAGGCGTTTGTGGATGCACAACACCTGGATCCCTATGATCATCTGAAGATGCAGGCAGCCTTGCAGCCCTATGTGGACGGGGCTATTTCCAAGACGGTGAATGTGCCGGCCGAAACGCCTTTTGAAGTCTTTCGGCAGCTCTACGACTGGGCCTACGAACACGGTCTGAAAGGATGCACCACGTATCGGCCCAGTCCGGTTCGAGGAGCCGTGCTGGAAGCGATCAATGCCGGGGTGGCCGAAAGCACGCACTGCTGCAGTATCGAGCGCGAGGCCGACTGA
- a CDS encoding dihydrofolate reductase, translating into MDQVQTTSRQPEIILIAALAEKNRVIGRDGRLPWHLPEDLRRFKQLTMGHPLLMGRKTFESLLEQFGGPLPGRRHLVLSRTRTYPDLANVEVYPSVEAALAAVGPVPQLFIAGGAHVYAQFLPRADRLELTLVEGDYEGDTFFPPYESLIGSIFEEVAVEQHPGFRFVTYRRRPDVPVP; encoded by the coding sequence ATGGACCAGGTGCAAACAACTTCCCGGCAGCCGGAGATCATCCTGATTGCCGCGCTGGCCGAAAAAAACCGGGTGATCGGCCGTGATGGACGGCTGCCCTGGCATTTGCCGGAAGACCTGCGACGCTTCAAGCAGCTGACGATGGGGCATCCACTTCTGATGGGGCGCAAGACGTTTGAATCGCTGCTGGAGCAATTTGGCGGACCGCTACCGGGACGACGCCACCTGGTGCTTTCCCGAACCCGTACTTATCCGGATCTGGCGAATGTCGAGGTGTATCCCAGTGTAGAGGCAGCGCTGGCTGCGGTTGGCCCGGTGCCCCAGCTGTTTATTGCCGGCGGAGCCCACGTGTATGCCCAGTTTCTGCCGCGCGCAGACCGGCTGGAGCTGACGCTGGTCGAAGGTGACTATGAGGGCGACACTTTCTTTCCTCCTTATGAATCGCTTATCGGCTCCATTTTTGAAGAAGTGGCCGTCGAGCAGCACCCGGGCTTTCGGTTTGTGACCTACCGACGTCGGCCGGACGTGCCTGTACCGTAA
- a CDS encoding thymidylate synthase, with translation MRQYHDFLRHILEEGTRRVDRTGVGTISVFGYQMRFDLQAGFPLVTTKKIHIKSVVYELLWFLRGDTNLKYLHDHGVTIWDEWATEEGELGPIYGKQWRRWLALDGREIDQIAAVVRSIRERPWSRRHLVSAWNVADLPDERRSPQENVRQGRMALAPCHVLFQFYVADRPEWDRPRLSCQVYQRSADAFLGVPFNIASYSLLTHMMAQQTELDVGELIWTGGDCHIYLNHLDQVNELLSREPYPLPRLVIRRKPPSIFDYRWEDFEFVNYQYHPPIKAPIAV, from the coding sequence ATGCGTCAGTATCACGATTTCCTGCGTCATATCCTGGAGGAGGGCACGCGTCGCGTCGATCGCACAGGCGTTGGCACAATCAGCGTGTTCGGCTACCAGATGCGGTTTGATCTGCAGGCGGGATTCCCCCTGGTCACCACCAAGAAGATCCATATTAAAAGTGTCGTGTATGAGCTGCTTTGGTTTTTACGGGGCGACACCAACCTGAAGTACCTGCACGATCATGGCGTGACGATCTGGGATGAGTGGGCGACAGAAGAGGGTGAACTGGGACCTATCTACGGTAAGCAGTGGCGTCGGTGGCTTGCGCTGGACGGACGTGAGATCGACCAGATCGCCGCGGTAGTGCGTTCGATTCGGGAGCGCCCCTGGTCCCGGCGGCATCTGGTGAGCGCCTGGAACGTAGCCGACCTGCCCGATGAAAGACGCTCTCCCCAGGAAAATGTGCGGCAGGGGCGGATGGCTCTGGCGCCCTGTCATGTGCTGTTTCAGTTCTACGTGGCCGACCGGCCCGAGTGGGATCGGCCGCGGCTATCGTGTCAGGTCTATCAGCGATCGGCCGATGCGTTTCTGGGCGTGCCCTTTAACATTGCCTCCTACAGCCTGCTCACGCACATGATGGCGCAGCAGACCGAGCTGGACGTGGGCGAGCTGATCTGGACGGGGGGCGATTGCCATATCTACCTGAACCATCTGGATCAGGTAAACGAACTGCTTTCCCGCGAGCCCTATCCATTGCCCCGGTTAGTAATTCGGCGCAAGCCTCCGTCGATCTTCGACTATCGATGGGAAGACTTCGAGTTCGTGAACTACCAGTATCATCCGCCCATTAAGGCACCGATAGCTGTGTAG
- the apaG gene encoding Co2+/Mg2+ efflux protein ApaG, translating into MVPYAATTRGVRVTVRPVYLDDPSDFFEKRFVFAYFISIENRTDTPVQLLRRYWRIEEGDGSVREVEGAGVIGQQPIIEPGHAHIYSSYCILSSLSGTMEGYYLMRWPDGRRFRVTIPRFDLRVAAN; encoded by the coding sequence ATGGTCCCTTATGCCGCAACGACACGAGGGGTACGGGTCACCGTACGTCCGGTCTATCTGGATGATCCGTCCGACTTTTTTGAAAAGCGGTTCGTTTTCGCCTATTTCATCAGCATTGAAAACCGGACAGACACACCGGTACAGTTGCTACGGCGTTACTGGCGTATTGAAGAAGGAGATGGGTCGGTGCGTGAAGTGGAAGGGGCCGGAGTGATCGGCCAGCAACCCATCATTGAGCCCGGCCATGCCCACATCTACAGCAGTTACTGTATTCTGTCATCGCTGAGCGGTACCATGGAAGGATACTACCTGATGCGCTGGCCCGACGGCCGTCGTTTTCGCGTGACCATCCCGCGCTTCGACCTACGGGTGGCCGCCAATTGA
- a CDS encoding 2-oxoacid:acceptor oxidoreductase subunit alpha translates to MAVFEKPVEVLPEATVLFAGDSGDGMQLTGLQFARATALARNDLATLPDFPAEIRAPAGTTYGVSGYQLHFGSVPVRTPGDAVDMLVAMNPAALKVHLPRVRRGGTLLINVNAFDRRGLELARYETNPLEDGSLESYQVIPIELTRLTRETLADSGLDKKEIDRCKNMFALGLVLWLYSRPLKPVEEWLAQKFANRPKIRDANLKVLHKGYHYGETHELFAVRYEVRPARLEPGLYRAIRGVEALALGLIAASQQSGLPLFYGSYPITPASDLLHELSRHKNFGVMTFQAEDEIAAVGAALGASFGGALGVTATSGPGLSLKSETIGLAVMTELPLVVIDLQRGGPSTGLPTKTEQSDLLFALYGRHGEAPLPVLAASSPGDCFYAAYEACRIAVRYMTPVILLTDGYLANGAEPWRIPDVASLPPFEVRFATEPNFHQNGEARFLPYRRDPETLARAWARPGTPGLEHRIGGLEKEHETGNVSYDPANHQRMVKLRAEKVARVAREIPPTEIFGDPEGDVLLIGWGSTRGAIEAAVESLRDRGVRAGSIHLRYLNPLPPDLPALFDRYRHLVVPELNNGQLVRVLRDAYLRPFVPLNKIQGLPFQAREIEAFVTDLLQT, encoded by the coding sequence ATGGCTGTCTTTGAAAAACCCGTGGAGGTTCTCCCCGAGGCAACCGTACTCTTTGCGGGGGACTCCGGGGACGGGATGCAGCTGACGGGTCTGCAGTTCGCCCGTGCTACTGCACTGGCCCGTAACGACCTGGCCACGCTTCCCGACTTTCCCGCCGAAATTCGCGCACCGGCCGGCACGACTTACGGCGTGAGCGGCTATCAGCTTCATTTCGGATCGGTCCCGGTGCGCACGCCGGGCGACGCCGTCGATATGCTGGTGGCCATGAACCCGGCTGCATTGAAGGTGCATTTGCCCCGCGTGCGCCGGGGAGGAACGCTACTGATTAACGTCAATGCTTTTGACCGGCGTGGTCTTGAGCTGGCCCGTTACGAGACCAATCCGCTGGAAGATGGCTCGCTGGAAAGCTATCAGGTCATTCCCATCGAGCTGACGCGTCTGACCCGAGAAACGCTGGCCGATAGCGGGCTTGATAAAAAGGAGATCGACCGCTGTAAGAATATGTTTGCGCTGGGGCTGGTGCTCTGGCTCTATTCGCGTCCGCTGAAGCCGGTCGAAGAATGGCTGGCCCAGAAGTTTGCCAACCGACCCAAAATCCGGGATGCCAACCTGAAGGTCCTGCATAAGGGATATCACTACGGCGAGACGCACGAGCTGTTTGCTGTGCGCTATGAAGTGCGGCCGGCGCGTCTGGAACCTGGTCTGTATCGGGCGATCCGGGGTGTCGAGGCCCTGGCACTGGGCCTGATCGCCGCCAGCCAGCAGAGTGGCCTGCCATTGTTTTATGGCTCCTATCCAATTACCCCGGCCTCCGACCTGCTGCACGAACTGAGCCGACACAAGAACTTCGGTGTCATGACATTCCAGGCCGAAGACGAAATTGCAGCCGTGGGAGCAGCACTGGGGGCCAGCTTTGGCGGCGCACTGGGCGTAACGGCCACCAGTGGTCCCGGTCTGTCGCTCAAGTCGGAAACGATCGGTCTGGCGGTGATGACCGAGCTGCCGCTGGTGGTGATTGACTTGCAGCGCGGAGGCCCTTCGACCGGCCTGCCTACCAAGACCGAACAGAGCGATCTACTCTTTGCCCTCTATGGCCGCCATGGGGAAGCGCCCCTGCCCGTGCTGGCTGCCAGTTCGCCCGGCGACTGTTTCTATGCAGCCTACGAAGCCTGTCGCATTGCCGTCCGCTACATGACCCCGGTCATCCTGCTGACCGATGGTTACCTGGCCAACGGCGCCGAACCCTGGCGCATACCCGACGTTGCTTCGCTGCCCCCCTTTGAGGTGCGGTTTGCTACAGAACCCAACTTCCATCAGAACGGCGAAGCCCGTTTTCTGCCCTATCGCCGGGACCCTGAAACACTGGCCCGTGCATGGGCACGTCCGGGCACGCCCGGCTTAGAGCATCGCATCGGCGGCCTTGAAAAAGAACACGAGACTGGCAACGTCTCCTACGACCCGGCCAACCATCAGCGCATGGTGAAACTCCGGGCCGAAAAGGTGGCCCGCGTGGCCCGGGAAATCCCACCAACCGAAATCTTTGGCGATCCTGAAGGCGACGTACTGCTCATCGGCTGGGGCTCAACGCGCGGTGCCATCGAAGCGGCCGTGGAATCCCTGCGCGATCGCGGCGTGCGGGCCGGGAGTATCCACCTGCGTTATCTAAATCCGCTTCCCCCTGATTTACCTGCCCTTTTCGACCGCTACCGTCACCTGGTCGTGCCCGAATTGAACAACGGCCAGCTCGTGCGCGTCCTACGTGATGCATACCTGCGGCCGTTCGTGCCGCTGAACAAAATCCAGGGCCTGCCCTTTCAGGCCCGTGAGATCGAAGCCTTCGTTACTGACCTGCTGCAGACCTGA
- a CDS encoding thiamine pyrophosphate-dependent enzyme, whose protein sequence is MSNAKRPEENAPHGTRPVMPPGAKPAMPPKARPAMPPGTRPTMPPTARPAVPPGARSAGDGKPRLSRKDFASDQDVRWCPGCGDYAILATVQRLLPDLGIPRENIVFISGIGCSSRFPYYMNTYGMHSIHGRAPAIATGLKASRPELDVWIITGDGDGLSIGGNHLIHILRRNLNVQILLFNNQIYGLTKGQYSPTSEAGKVTKSSPYGSIDHPFNPVTLALGANATFVARSMDRDTKHLQEMLRKAHDHQGAAFVEIYQNCNIFNDGAFFQFTERDTKPQRALFLEHGKPLVFDAGRKGIRLDGLRPEAIDLTNGQWSLDDCLVYDETNRELAYIMARIFFHSDLPQPFGIFYREKRPTYEDLLHRQIAEVTARKGKGDLQALLRSGDTWVIEPEPAEVTS, encoded by the coding sequence ATGTCCAACGCCAAGCGCCCAGAAGAAAACGCGCCGCACGGGACGCGACCTGTGATGCCACCAGGTGCCAAGCCTGCCATGCCTCCAAAAGCCCGTCCGGCCATGCCACCGGGTACCAGACCCACCATGCCCCCAACAGCCCGACCGGCTGTGCCTCCCGGGGCTCGATCTGCCGGCGATGGTAAACCCCGCCTGAGCCGCAAGGACTTCGCCTCGGACCAGGACGTGCGCTGGTGCCCGGGATGCGGCGACTATGCTATTTTGGCGACCGTCCAGCGGCTCCTTCCCGACCTGGGCATTCCCCGCGAAAACATCGTGTTCATCAGCGGAATCGGCTGTTCCAGCCGCTTCCCCTACTACATGAACACCTATGGCATGCACTCCATCCATGGCCGTGCCCCGGCCATTGCGACCGGCCTGAAAGCCAGCCGGCCCGAACTGGATGTGTGGATCATCACCGGCGACGGCGACGGGCTCTCTATCGGCGGCAACCACTTGATCCATATCCTGCGCCGCAACCTGAACGTGCAGATTCTGCTGTTTAACAATCAAATCTACGGTCTCACCAAAGGTCAGTACAGCCCGACCTCCGAAGCGGGCAAGGTCACAAAAAGCTCGCCCTACGGCTCAATCGACCATCCCTTCAATCCGGTGACCCTGGCCTTGGGAGCCAACGCCACGTTTGTAGCACGCTCCATGGACCGCGACACGAAACATCTGCAGGAAATGCTTCGCAAGGCACACGATCACCAAGGAGCCGCCTTTGTCGAAATCTACCAGAACTGCAACATCTTCAATGACGGAGCCTTCTTCCAGTTTACCGAACGCGATACCAAACCTCAACGCGCGCTCTTTCTGGAACACGGGAAGCCTCTCGTCTTCGATGCAGGCCGTAAAGGCATTCGGCTCGACGGCCTCCGACCCGAAGCGATCGACCTGACCAATGGCCAATGGTCCCTCGACGACTGCCTCGTCTATGACGAGACAAACCGCGAGTTGGCCTACATCATGGCCCGGATCTTCTTCCACTCCGACCTGCCCCAACCCTTCGGTATTTTCTACCGGGAGAAACGCCCCACCTATGAAGACCTACTACACCGCCAGATTGCCGAAGTGACAGCCCGCAAGGGCAAAGGGGACCTACAGGCCCTGCTCCGCAGCGGCGACACCTGGGTGATCGAACCTGAGCCGGCCGAAGTTACCTCATAA
- a CDS encoding DoxX family protein, which translates to MLRNPEQRRDLGLLIVRIGLGLTFLFIHGGPKLLGGPERWARVGGAMQVFGIDFAPTFWGLVAALSEFVGGGLLLMLGLFFPWALVPPALTLLVAALGHMTGLIAGTPWYALEMLVVFVGLMLTGPGRYSLDARMQRSVPTA; encoded by the coding sequence ATGTTACGCAATCCAGAGCAGCGCCGAGATCTGGGTCTGTTGATCGTCCGCATCGGACTGGGGCTCACTTTCCTGTTTATCCACGGCGGCCCCAAGTTGCTGGGTGGACCGGAACGCTGGGCCCGAGTAGGTGGAGCTATGCAGGTTTTTGGTATTGACTTTGCGCCGACCTTCTGGGGGCTGGTGGCTGCCCTTTCGGAGTTTGTTGGCGGTGGCCTGCTGCTTATGCTGGGGCTGTTTTTCCCATGGGCGCTGGTGCCTCCAGCACTTACGCTACTGGTGGCTGCCCTGGGACATATGACCGGTCTGATCGCTGGTACCCCGTGGTATGCGCTGGAGATGCTGGTCGTGTTTGTCGGATTGATGCTGACAGGGCCCGGTCGCTACAGCCTTGATGCACGCATGCAGCGGTCAGTACCAACCGCGTAA